In Lentibacillus sp. JNUCC-1, the genomic window AGGCAACATTCAGTCCAGTGTGATAGGCATGGCAACGAAAGATCATGAGTTTAAAAATATCTCAGGCGAAAAACTCAATCAAGAAACAGCGCTTGACAAAAGTAAAGCGATTTTTAAACTGAAAGACGACCAGGATCTTGCAATTGCCGGGACAGGCAAGGGGGCTGATATTCCCCTCTACAGTATATCGTATAAAGATGGTGATCGTCATGGATATATGGATATGACCCAAAAAGGCGGGCATCCGCTGAATATTTTAGTTGAGCGACCTATTAAAGAAAAAAAGCTCAGTTTGAATAAAGGGCTTGAAAAGGCAGAGCGTTATTTACAGGATTATGATCTTGATCATATGCAGATCTTCAACAGCAGTGAATATGAACATATCGGCGTTTATTCATTTTTATATAATCAGGATGACATTCGAATATACCCGGACGCTGTGGAAGTGAAAGTTGCCCTCGATAATGGAGACATTCTTGGATTGACTGCACGAAACTTTTATATGAATCACCACGAGAGGGAAATACCGGAACCGGAATGGTCCGCCGAAGAAGCAAAAGAGCAAGTGAATTCTAATGTGAAAATACAAGAAAATCATCTTGCCGTCATCGAAAACGATTTAGGTGAAGAAGTTCTTGTTCATGAGTTTCTAGGAACCATGAATGATGACACATATAGAATCTTTATTAATGCTTTAAACGGAAATGAAGAACGTATTGAAAAACTTGGGGGTACTGAGATCAATTACGAAGGGTTATCGTAAAACAAGATTGAATGGTCAGTTTTGGAAGGAAAGGGCTGTTTAGCCTTTTCCTTTTGCTTTTTTTCTGTAATAATAAAATTATATACAAAGGGGGAATTTGTATGCTGCCAGTTGGTACGCCATTGTCGCTTGTTGTGCTGGACGGTGATGAATATGCTGAAGAAACTTACAGGGCAAATGTAATTGATGTGAGGGATCAATTTATATACATAGACTACCCGATTGGGGAACAAACAAATAAATCAGCATTTCTTCCAATCGATGCACATGTCCGCATCTCTTATGTTGGAAAGGATAAAGCAGTTTACACTTTTGCGACACATATTGTATCAAGGGTGAAATTAACGATACCAGCGTTAAAGCTGTTT contains:
- the ypeB gene encoding germination protein YpeB, producing MIRWILIGVLSITTIAGGIWGYQERQDKNAILIQAENNYQKSFHNLTYHMDLLHDKIGTALAMNSEKSLSPAMVEIWRLTSESLSDVGNLPLTLLPFNKTESFLADIGDFTYRTSVRNLEKDPLTDEETKALENLYKQAADIKDELREVQHLVLENNLRWMDVELALATEDEQADNTIIDGFKTVEEKVEGYSEGNIQSSVIGMATKDHEFKNISGEKLNQETALDKSKAIFKLKDDQDLAIAGTGKGADIPLYSISYKDGDRHGYMDMTQKGGHPLNILVERPIKEKKLSLNKGLEKAERYLQDYDLDHMQIFNSSEYEHIGVYSFLYNQDDIRIYPDAVEVKVALDNGDILGLTARNFYMNHHEREIPEPEWSAEEAKEQVNSNVKIQENHLAVIENDLGEEVLVHEFLGTMNDDTYRIFINALNGNEERIEKLGGTEINYEGLS